TAGAAGAACCAACTGAAACTGCCGAATGTGTCCTAGCTAAATCTGTACAAAGACTTACTTTCTTGGAATCTGTTGAAAGGTGTGTTAATCCAGGTGTCTTGTGTGTAGTGTGAAATCACTGTGTAGCAGGACCCACAGACGTGTCActcaagtgtttgatccaaaccacagataccagagaagtggtttaacacTATAACGGCCGGTCTTTCACTCCTACTTAAAACCACCACAGCTGGTcacaatgaccgccggttttaaactctgtattgtgtcaagataaatacccacttGAGATAtcatgcactgcatatgttagtatgtctgctaaGAAACCACccacacaaaaattaacatttgaacAACGTTTAATACTatctttcaaacaatttaaaccaCAAAATTGAACCTGAATATTTACAATGAAAAACTGagaataaaacaatgaaaaaaggcaaacctgaaaaacaaaaacagaaaacacatattgctaatctaacaaaggtaacaaggcctataaaacgagaCATGCAAAAAACCTGAAAAGAAATATTGAAAccgtcccaaacaacgactggaacttacAAACTACTAGAACAACGGGGTTTTTAAACTGTCCAGAACATTGGTGCAGactggtggattggtgcagcatcagcagcactgCGGACGCTGTACCGGATCGTCGTGGTGACAACTCGCTGAGGGGCTACATgtgcaatctggcctgggaacgtcttgggatccccaaggaggagctggagggcattgctggggagaggggcatctggagtgccctacttagcgagCCGATCCCGGGGAAGAAGCTGATGATgagattctgtcaagataaacacccagttgagatatcaatgcattgcatatgttagtgtgtctgttgagAAACTACTGACACCACAATTAACACTTAAACAACTTaaatattatttttcaaacaatttaaaacggccgctgtccaacgcctgtaaatactgcaacacatcggcggtagtcatggtgaCTAGGatacctctcccttccccattggacgttgtgcatgtgatgtgcatgacgaggcagtaaatggtatgttctttcacagcagctttattgacagctgatgattgcttatggcatgaaacaggcttgtactgactcataaagaatttccttgactcactggattatgtcATGTGGCCTATAGGGAACTCTGTGTAGTCACTTTTCTAAAGACTATTCTATAAGGAATACAGTAAACATCTTCGGTCAAACGAAAAAATGAAATAGGCTGACTGTCCAGTTTGACTGTCCAGTATGGAACGTATTTCAGAATGTGGAAAATCTATATTTAAAAGCTCAGATTAACAGAACATGGCATGTCAGACTATACATAAGTAAATGATCCAATAACGTGATTGCGCTTTCTGCTTACTCACCATGGTTCCACCTCCTTAATACTGTGTGGATCATGACATGTTGAGATGTCATTTTGAGCAGAACACATTTCCACAATCGCAGCTCCTGAATGCCTCTCCCCTTtatgagtccttacatgcctTACTAAATATGACTGGTCGTTAAAAACTTTTCCACACGTGCTGCATCTGaacggcttctcccctgtatgagtccttatgtgcctTAGTAAATGTGACTtcagggtaaacattttcccacatttGGTGcacctgaatggcttctcccctgtatgagtccttacgtgcctttgtaaatttgacttgtgggtaaacattttcccacatgtggtgcacctgaatggcttctcccctgtatgagtccttacgtgaCTTTGCAAAagtgacttctgggtaaacattttcccacatgtggtgcatctgaatggcttctcccctgtatgagtccttacgtgcctttgtaaatttgactttttggtaaacattttcccacatgtggtgcatctgaatggcttcttccctgtatgagtccttgtaTGCTTCTCCATGTTATACCTCCTGGTAAAATCTCTCCCAGAAGTGGTGCATTTGGAAGGCTTTTCCCCCGTGTGAAACTTCATGTGAATTTTGAACATTTCCAAATTATAAAACACTTCATCACACATCTTGCACTTGTTGTGGGGCTTTTTGTGAAGTATCAGCCTTGCTTTCTGAGTTGAACCTGCTTCCT
This DNA window, taken from Lampris incognitus isolate fLamInc1 chromosome 7, fLamInc1.hap2, whole genome shotgun sequence, encodes the following:
- the LOC130115313 gene encoding gastrula zinc finger protein XlCGF49.1-like — protein: MCDEVFYNLEMFKIHMKFHTGEKPSKCTTSGRDFTRRYNMEKHTRTHTGKKPFRCTTCGKMFTKKSNLQRHVRTHTGEKPFRCTTCGKMFTQKSLLQSHVRTHTGEKPFRCTTCGKMFTHKSNLQRHVRTHTGEKPFRCTKCGKMFTLKSHLLRHIRTHTGEKPFRCSTCGKVFNDQSYLVRHVRTHKGERHSGAAIVEMCSAQNDISTCHDPHSIKEVEPW